In a single window of the Methylophaga frappieri genome:
- a CDS encoding NAD-dependent epimerase/dehydratase family protein — MTETVWITGGNSFTAGHLSPALKQAGYQVNQTAIDITDAAACDTFIKRERPDYIIHLAAISFVPAGQDAEIYAVNTLGTENVLKAATIAPPKKIILPSTSHIYGRQSLPVIDEAVAPAPVSHYGCSKLAMEYLAANYQPSLPIQIVRPFNYTGRGQAAQFLIPKLVSHFARRATTIQLGNIDVWRDISDVRWVVQAYLGLLTASPQGPLNLCRGEAISIREMLTMLEQLTGHQIKIEQDPALMRRDELPRQCGSQIQLRAALPLLPEPLPITETLAWMLAV; from the coding sequence TTGACGGAAACCGTCTGGATTACGGGTGGCAACAGCTTCACCGCAGGCCATTTATCGCCTGCATTAAAACAAGCGGGCTATCAGGTTAATCAGACAGCGATTGATATTACCGATGCTGCGGCTTGTGACACCTTTATTAAGCGCGAGCGACCGGACTATATTATTCATCTGGCGGCGATTTCATTTGTCCCGGCCGGGCAGGATGCCGAAATTTATGCCGTTAATACACTCGGCACGGAAAATGTGCTGAAAGCAGCCACTATTGCGCCGCCTAAAAAAATCATTTTGCCCAGTACCTCGCATATCTATGGGCGTCAGTCGTTGCCGGTCATTGATGAAGCCGTCGCACCGGCACCGGTCAGTCATTATGGTTGCAGCAAACTGGCGATGGAATATCTGGCCGCCAATTACCAGCCCAGCCTACCGATTCAAATCGTGCGGCCGTTTAACTACACTGGCCGCGGTCAGGCAGCGCAGTTTTTAATACCCAAACTGGTCAGTCACTTTGCCCGCCGTGCTACCACCATCCAACTTGGTAATATTGATGTCTGGCGTGATATTTCCGATGTGCGTTGGGTGGTTCAGGCTTATCTTGGCTTACTGACAGCGTCGCCACAGGGGCCATTAAACCTGTGCCGTGGTGAAGCGATCAGTATTCGCGAGATGCTGACAATGCTTGAGCAACTGACCGGCCATCAAATTAAGATTGAACAGGATCCGGCGTTAATGCGTCGCGATGAGTTACCCAGACAATGCGGCAGCCAAATACAACTCCGCGCAGCATTGCCACTGCTGCCGGAGCCGCTGCCCATCACCGAAACGCTTGCCTGGATGCTCGCTGTCTGA
- a CDS encoding class I SAM-dependent methyltransferase codes for MTTAFYRAFEDAFRGSASLIKQRLQVYLPYLETYANRSPAAVGLDLGCGRGEWLSLLRELGIEPRGCDQDADMLAGLTEQGYDVTCRDLFAHLAETTDASIDILSAFHVVEHLTTAQLTDLLQQSQRVLKPGGMLILETPNPDNIQVGTHYFYLDPTHLTPIPSARLQFMVAFYGLKQTHTLGLQEPQHYPLAEIDSLSRVFSGVSPDYAVIGYQPDPGKADTESYQSEAGRSLNDVLTHYDTNQQTRYQVLEQQLQAQQTIVTAIQTQHDQLMQRNAQLQELNQALHDECQDIRKHLQMIFDSPCWTLCKPLRWLKRQCRQYWQQIRNR; via the coding sequence TTGACCACCGCTTTTTATCGCGCTTTTGAAGATGCCTTTCGCGGCAGTGCCTCGCTGATTAAGCAACGCCTGCAAGTCTATCTCCCGTATCTGGAAACGTATGCCAATCGCTCGCCAGCGGCAGTCGGGTTGGATTTGGGCTGTGGTCGGGGTGAGTGGTTATCGCTGCTGCGTGAGTTAGGTATCGAGCCACGGGGCTGTGATCAGGATGCCGATATGCTTGCGGGTCTGACAGAGCAAGGCTACGACGTGACGTGTCGAGATCTGTTTGCCCACCTCGCAGAAACAACGGATGCCTCGATTGATATCCTCAGTGCCTTTCATGTTGTGGAACATTTGACCACGGCACAGCTTACCGACTTGTTACAACAGAGCCAACGGGTCTTAAAACCGGGTGGCATGCTGATACTGGAAACGCCGAACCCGGATAATATCCAGGTTGGTACCCATTACTTTTATCTTGACCCAACTCACCTGACGCCGATCCCATCAGCACGACTGCAATTTATGGTGGCGTTTTACGGTTTGAAACAAACCCATACGCTGGGGCTGCAAGAACCACAACACTATCCCCTCGCTGAAATTGATAGCTTAAGTCGGGTTTTTAGTGGTGTCAGTCCCGATTACGCCGTCATTGGCTATCAACCCGATCCGGGCAAAGCCGACACGGAGTCGTATCAATCCGAAGCCGGGCGAAGCCTGAATGATGTGTTAACCCACTACGACACCAACCAGCAGACGCGATATCAGGTGCTTGAGCAACAACTTCAAGCCCAGCAGACGATAGTGACCGCAATCCAAACACAGCATGACCAACTGATGCAACGCAACGCGCAACTTCAAGAACTTAACCAGGCGCTGCATGATGAATGTCAGGACATCCGAAAGCATCTGCAGATGATCTTTGACAGCCCCTGTTGGACATTGTGTAAGCCATTACGCTGGTTAAAGCGACAATGCCGGCAATACTGGCAACAAATTCGAAACCGCTAA